A genomic stretch from Pseudomonadota bacterium includes:
- a CDS encoding dihydrodipicolinate synthase family protein yields the protein MQPAFKPAGAWTALATPFDSDGRFDAGAYTRLLEFQLTEGVQGLVPCGTTGESPTLRWEEHGAAVALAVRLAQGRAGVLAGAGSNCTREAIDGTRDAWSRGASAVLLVDCYYNGPSSLELRTEYYERVLEAVPEVALVPYVIPGRTGCALSPEDLAMLHGATPDRVPAVKSASGDMLRFRRERELAGPGLNILSGDDDLTLGMMQDPLIDAAGVISVMSNIAPRAVAEMCAAQREGRTTRAAELAEALAPLFAIGTCSVESVRALPGGRQVNITDRFRNPVPVKTMMAGLGMLSPSFRAPLGKMTASGVERCRRTLREVFTNNPQVLTPIEEAFEVSVAARLGDDGVWSALAR from the coding sequence ATGCAGCCAGCGTTCAAGCCGGCCGGCGCCTGGACGGCGCTCGCCACGCCGTTTGACTCCGATGGGAGATTCGATGCCGGCGCCTACACGCGCCTGCTCGAGTTTCAGTTAACAGAGGGCGTGCAGGGCTTGGTTCCCTGCGGAACCACCGGCGAGTCGCCAACCCTGCGTTGGGAGGAGCACGGAGCAGCGGTCGCGCTGGCCGTGCGGTTGGCGCAGGGCCGAGCCGGAGTCCTGGCCGGCGCGGGTTCCAACTGCACCCGAGAAGCCATCGACGGGACCCGCGATGCCTGGTCACGCGGGGCGAGCGCTGTGCTGCTCGTCGATTGCTACTACAACGGGCCGAGCTCTCTGGAATTGCGCACCGAGTACTACGAGCGCGTCCTGGAGGCGGTTCCGGAGGTTGCCCTGGTCCCCTATGTGATTCCCGGGCGGACGGGTTGTGCGTTGTCTCCAGAGGACCTCGCGATGCTGCACGGGGCCACGCCTGATCGGGTCCCCGCGGTGAAGTCGGCGAGCGGCGATATGCTGCGGTTCAGGCGGGAGCGAGAGCTGGCGGGGCCCGGCCTCAACATCTTGTCGGGCGACGATGACCTGACGCTGGGTATGATGCAGGACCCCCTGATCGACGCGGCAGGCGTCATTAGCGTGATGTCGAACATCGCGCCGCGCGCTGTCGCTGAAATGTGTGCGGCCCAGCGCGAGGGAAGGACCACTCGTGCCGCCGAGCTCGCCGAAGCGCTGGCCCCGCTGTTTGCCATCGGGACATGCAGCGTCGAGAGCGTGCGTGCGTTGCCGGGTGGACGGCAGGTCAACATCACCGATCGGTTTCGAAACCCGGTTCCGGTCAAGACCATGATGGCGGGGCTCGGCATGCTCTCGCCAAGCTTCCGGGCACCGCTCGGAAAGATGACCGCGAGCGGGGTCGAGCGCTGCCGGCGTACGCTGCGCGAGGTCTTCACGAACAACCCGCAGGTGCTGACCCCTATTGAAGAAGCGTTCGAGGTTTCCGTCGCCGCTCGACTCGGTGATGACGGCGTCTGGTCTGCGCTGGCGCGCTAG